The following proteins are encoded in a genomic region of Lachnospiraceae bacterium KM106-2:
- a CDS encoding DNA polymerase I gives MSKKIVLIDGHSILNRAFYGIPDLTNSEGLHTNAVYGFLNILLKILEEEQADYLTVAFDVKAPTFRHEMYDAYKGTRKGMPEELREQVPLMKEVLKAMHVTIVERPGYEADDILGTIARQAERDGLDVSLVSGDRDLLQLATEKIKIRIPKTKRGGTEIEDYHTQDVIDKYGVTPLQIIDLKGLMGDQSDNIPGVPGIGEKTATKILTQFETVENAIEHVDEIKPNKAKENLKEYEDMARMSKTLATIKTDCELDYNRDEATFDELFNEEAFVMFKRLEFKNLLNRFDQEASVSNTFEESFVLTSDFAKADQILSEAKETITTKKVSHIGISFLYEKEEILGLTICYGEEKAATILVGGMITKEYLVDHMNAFIQMEGTLSIIGLKDQLRFMDACENSPFFDCSVVAYLLNPLKDSYFYDDLARDYLSIPLRSTQELFGKKKLSEVASEENDEFRLYGGYVSYVAFKAYEPLMDALKETEMLDLFHDIEMPLVYTLWDMERRGIRVNKEALKQYGDQLSGRINELETGIYDLVGEQFNINSPKQLGVILFEKLELPFAKKTKTGYSTSADILEKLKCEHPVISMILEYRQLTKLKSTYADGLANYIHEDDSRIHGKFNQTITATGRISSTEPNLQNIPIRMELGRQIRKVFIPKDGYVFLDADYSQIELRVLAHMSGDERLIAAYHEDEDIHRITASQVFHTPLNEVTSLQRSNAKAVNFGIIYGISSFSLGQDLGITKKDADHYIKRYFETYPKVKGFLENLVSDAKEKGYVTTLYHRRRPIPELASSNFMQRAFGERIAMNSPIQGTAADIIKIAMIRVNKRLKEANMKSQLLLQIHDELLVETHESEIEQVKQIMLEEMQGVSSLAVPLEIEVMQGNNWYESK, from the coding sequence ATGAGTAAGAAAATAGTTTTAATTGATGGACATAGTATTTTGAATCGAGCTTTCTACGGAATCCCTGATCTGACAAATTCCGAAGGCCTTCATACCAATGCAGTCTATGGGTTTTTAAACATACTTCTTAAAATACTGGAAGAAGAGCAGGCAGATTATTTAACGGTTGCCTTTGATGTGAAAGCACCAACATTCCGTCATGAGATGTACGATGCGTACAAAGGAACTAGAAAAGGCATGCCAGAAGAATTAAGAGAGCAAGTACCTCTTATGAAAGAAGTGCTTAAGGCAATGCATGTGACGATCGTAGAACGTCCGGGTTACGAAGCAGATGATATTTTAGGAACCATTGCTCGTCAGGCAGAACGAGATGGTTTGGATGTCTCTTTAGTGTCTGGAGATCGCGATTTATTACAGCTTGCGACTGAAAAAATTAAAATTCGTATTCCTAAGACTAAACGTGGTGGAACGGAAATCGAAGATTATCATACACAGGATGTTATCGACAAATACGGCGTAACACCACTTCAGATCATCGACTTAAAAGGTCTAATGGGTGATCAATCGGATAATATTCCAGGCGTTCCTGGAATTGGGGAGAAGACAGCAACTAAGATCTTAACTCAATTTGAAACGGTTGAGAATGCCATTGAACATGTAGATGAGATCAAGCCAAACAAGGCGAAAGAGAATTTAAAAGAATATGAAGATATGGCGAGAATGAGTAAGACATTAGCCACGATCAAGACCGATTGCGAACTTGACTATAATCGTGATGAAGCCACATTTGATGAGCTATTCAATGAGGAAGCTTTTGTTATGTTTAAACGTCTTGAATTCAAAAATTTATTAAATCGTTTTGATCAGGAAGCTTCCGTATCAAATACGTTTGAGGAATCCTTTGTATTGACTTCTGATTTTGCTAAAGCAGATCAGATCCTCAGTGAAGCAAAAGAAACAATTACAACGAAGAAAGTGTCCCATATCGGTATTTCCTTCCTTTATGAAAAAGAAGAGATTTTAGGTTTGACGATCTGTTATGGAGAAGAGAAAGCAGCAACAATTTTAGTTGGTGGAATGATCACAAAAGAATACCTTGTAGATCATATGAACGCTTTCATTCAGATGGAAGGAACCTTAAGCATTATCGGATTAAAGGATCAATTACGCTTTATGGATGCATGCGAAAATAGCCCATTTTTTGACTGCTCAGTTGTTGCATATCTACTAAATCCATTAAAAGATTCTTATTTCTACGATGATTTAGCAAGAGATTATCTTTCAATTCCATTACGTTCGACACAAGAGTTATTTGGCAAAAAGAAATTATCAGAAGTAGCCAGTGAAGAAAATGATGAATTCCGTTTATATGGCGGTTATGTATCCTATGTGGCATTTAAAGCTTATGAACCATTAATGGATGCCTTAAAAGAGACTGAGATGTTAGATTTATTCCACGATATCGAGATGCCATTAGTTTACACCTTATGGGATATGGAACGTCGCGGAATTCGTGTAAATAAAGAAGCCTTAAAGCAATACGGAGATCAGTTGAGTGGACGTATCAACGAATTAGAAACTGGAATCTATGATCTCGTTGGTGAACAATTTAATATCAATTCACCAAAACAGCTTGGTGTCATTTTATTTGAAAAGTTAGAACTTCCATTTGCGAAGAAGACAAAGACCGGATATTCTACTTCCGCAGATATTCTTGAAAAATTAAAATGCGAACATCCTGTTATTTCCATGATTCTAGAATATCGTCAATTAACGAAATTGAAATCGACCTATGCCGATGGACTTGCTAACTACATCCACGAAGATGATAGTAGAATTCATGGCAAATTTAATCAGACGATCACAGCAACAGGAAGAATCAGCTCGACGGAACCAAATCTTCAAAATATTCCGATTCGTATGGAACTTGGAAGACAGATCCGTAAGGTCTTTATTCCAAAAGACGGTTATGTGTTCCTAGATGCCGATTATTCCCAGATCGAACTTCGTGTACTTGCGCATATGTCAGGCGACGAACGATTGATCGCTGCTTACCATGAAGACGAAGATATTCATAGAATTACAGCAAGTCAGGTATTCCATACACCATTAAACGAAGTTACCAGTTTACAACGTAGTAACGCAAAAGCAGTTAACTTTGGTATTATCTATGGAATCAGTTCCTTTAGTTTAGGACAAGATCTTGGAATTACAAAGAAGGATGCCGATCATTATATCAAACGTTATTTTGAAACATATCCAAAGGTAAAAGGATTCTTAGAAAATCTTGTTTCAGATGCCAAAGAGAAAGGTTATGTTACCACGTTATATCATAGAAGAAGACCAATTCCTGAATTAGCATCCAGCAATTTCATGCAACGTGCGTTTGGCGAACGAATCGCTATGAACTCACCAATTCAGGGAACGGCAGCAGATATTATCAAGATTGCAATGATCCGTGTAAATAAACGATTAAAAGAAGCAAATATGAAATCACAATTATTGCTTCAGATCCACGATGAATTATTAGTCGAGACACATGAATCTGAAATTGAACAAGTCAAACAGATCATGTTAGAAGAGATGCAAGGGGTATCTTCCTTAGCAGTACCTCTTGAGATTGAAGTAATGCAGGGAAATAACTGGTACGAATCTAAATAG